One window of Streptomyces sp. FIT100 genomic DNA carries:
- the thiE gene encoding thiamine phosphate synthase has protein sequence MSTLRARLSDARLYLCTDARRRQGDLPEFLDAVLSSGVDIVQLRDKGMEAAEELEHLAVLADACRRHGTLLAVNDRADVAHAIGADVLHLGQGDLPVPAARAILGSDVLVGRSTHTEAEAAAAAVEPGVDYYCTGPCWPTPTKPGRHAPGLDLVRYAASLPQERPWFAIGGIDAGNLDQVLDAGARRVVVVRAITEADDPAAAAAGLGKRIRARAE, from the coding sequence ATGTCCACGCTGCGCGCACGCCTGTCCGACGCCCGGCTCTATCTGTGCACGGACGCCCGCAGGCGCCAGGGGGATCTCCCCGAGTTCCTGGACGCCGTGCTCTCCTCCGGGGTCGACATCGTGCAGCTGCGCGACAAGGGCATGGAGGCCGCCGAGGAGCTGGAGCACCTCGCGGTCCTCGCCGACGCCTGCCGCCGCCACGGCACGCTGCTCGCCGTGAACGACCGGGCCGATGTCGCCCACGCCATCGGCGCCGACGTGCTGCACCTGGGCCAGGGCGACCTGCCGGTCCCGGCCGCACGGGCGATCCTCGGCTCCGACGTGCTCGTCGGCCGCTCCACGCACACCGAGGCCGAGGCGGCCGCGGCCGCCGTGGAGCCCGGGGTGGACTACTACTGCACCGGCCCCTGCTGGCCCACGCCCACCAAGCCGGGCCGGCACGCCCCGGGGCTCGACCTCGTGCGGTACGCGGCCTCGCTCCCGCAGGAGCGCCCCTGGTTCGCCATCGGCGGCATCGACGCCGGCAACCTCGACCAGGTGCTGGACGCCGGGGCCCGGCGGGTCGTCGTCGTCCGGGCGATCACGGAGGCGGACGACCCGGCCGCGGCGGCGGCCGGTCTCGGCAAGCGGATACGGGCCCGCGCGGAATAG
- a CDS encoding Rv2175c family DNA-binding protein, translating into MTEIDAKTDALVPAWLHLPDIAEKLDVEVTRVRQLVKEGQLIAVRRGENRTLQVPAAFIKGGKVVKGLSGTLTLLRDDGFTDEEMLEWLFTPDPTLPGTPVEALGENRGTEVKRRAQALAV; encoded by the coding sequence GTGACCGAGATTGACGCAAAGACCGATGCTCTCGTCCCCGCCTGGCTCCACCTGCCGGACATCGCGGAAAAGCTCGATGTCGAGGTGACGCGCGTGCGGCAGCTGGTCAAGGAGGGCCAGCTGATCGCCGTGCGCCGGGGTGAGAACCGGACGCTTCAGGTGCCCGCCGCCTTCATCAAGGGCGGCAAGGTGGTCAAGGGCCTCTCCGGGACCCTGACGCTCCTGAGGGACGACGGCTTCACCGACGAAGAGATGCTGGAGTGGCTCTTCACGCCGGACCCGACCCTGCCGGGCACCCCCGTGGAGGCGCTCGGCGAGAATCGCGGTACGGAGGTGAAGCGCCGGGCCCAGGCGCTCGCTGTCTGA
- a CDS encoding NAD(P)/FAD-dependent oxidoreductase — translation MSEQTTPSGHGRSRVVIVGAGMAGVQTAVALREQGFTGTVTLIGAEPHQPYDRPPLSKAVLLGTAEGSALDVDFEALAVDLQLGREVSGVRPGAHELDTPDGPVPYDVLVIATGAEPIALPGTEGVPGVHLLRTLDDAERLRPVLENKHDIVVVGAGWIGAEFATAAREAGCEVTVVEAADRPLAGALPAEVAAPMADWYAESGARLLTNARVAGAEPGTVVLADGRRLRAGAVVVGIGARPATGWLAGSDIVLGPDGSITADERLRTSLPDVYAVGDCASFPSRRYGERLLVHHWDNALQGPRTVAADVVAGEAGQPPAVPAVYDPVPYFWSEQFGRFVQYAGHHEGAGTLVRRGDPAAGSGWSVLWLRDGVLVALLAVGRPRDLAQGRKLIEAGARLDPERAADPSVPLKAAAA, via the coding sequence GTGAGCGAGCAGACAACGCCGAGCGGCCACGGCCGCAGCAGGGTCGTCATCGTCGGCGCGGGCATGGCCGGCGTACAGACCGCCGTCGCCCTGCGCGAACAGGGCTTCACCGGCACCGTCACCCTGATCGGCGCCGAGCCGCACCAGCCGTACGACCGGCCGCCGCTCTCCAAGGCCGTCCTGCTCGGCACCGCGGAGGGCTCCGCCCTCGACGTCGACTTCGAGGCGCTGGCGGTCGACCTCCAGCTCGGCCGCGAGGTCAGCGGGGTGCGTCCCGGCGCCCATGAGCTCGACACGCCGGACGGGCCCGTTCCGTATGACGTCCTCGTCATCGCCACCGGCGCGGAGCCCATCGCGCTCCCCGGCACCGAGGGCGTCCCGGGCGTCCATCTGCTGCGCACGCTCGACGACGCGGAGCGGCTGCGTCCGGTGCTCGAGAACAAGCACGACATCGTGGTCGTGGGCGCCGGCTGGATCGGCGCGGAGTTCGCCACGGCCGCCCGCGAGGCCGGCTGCGAGGTCACCGTCGTCGAGGCCGCCGACCGCCCGCTGGCGGGCGCCCTGCCCGCCGAGGTCGCCGCGCCGATGGCCGACTGGTACGCCGAGTCCGGCGCCCGGCTCCTCACCAACGCCCGCGTCGCGGGCGCCGAGCCCGGCACGGTCGTCCTGGCGGACGGGCGCAGGCTGCGCGCCGGGGCCGTCGTCGTCGGCATCGGCGCGCGCCCCGCCACGGGCTGGCTCGCCGGCTCGGACATCGTCCTCGGCCCCGACGGCTCCATCACCGCGGACGAGCGGCTGCGCACCTCGCTGCCCGATGTGTACGCGGTCGGGGACTGCGCCTCCTTCCCCTCCCGCCGCTACGGGGAACGGCTCCTCGTGCACCACTGGGACAACGCGCTCCAGGGCCCGCGCACCGTCGCCGCGGACGTCGTCGCGGGCGAGGCCGGACAGCCGCCCGCCGTCCCAGCGGTCTACGACCCGGTGCCGTACTTCTGGTCCGAGCAGTTCGGCCGCTTCGTGCAGTACGCGGGCCACCACGAGGGCGCCGGGACGCTCGTGCGGCGCGGCGACCCGGCGGCCGGCTCCGGCTGGTCGGTCCTGTGGCTGCGCGACGGGGTGCTGGTCGCGCTGCTGGCCGTCGGCAGGCCCCGGGACCTGGCCCAGGGGCGCAAGCTCATCGAGGCCGGCGCCCGGCTCGACCCGGAACGCGCCGCGGACCCGTCGGTCCCCCTGAAGGCGGCCGCTGCCTAG
- the thiO gene encoding glycine oxidase ThiO translates to MHSRTSTESRAPSGPSSSRPSPRSSSSGPSPSGPSSSGRSSSGPSSDVLVIGGGIIGLVTAWRAARRGLSVALADPAPGGGAAQVAAGMLAAVTELHYGEETLLALNLASVRRYPEFVAELEEASGLETGYRRCGTLAVALDTDDRAALRELHALQSRCGLDSEWLTGRECRRLEPMLAPGVRGGLRVDGDHQIDPRRLATALVVACERAGVVFHRDWAERLSVVRDRAAGAVLAGGREVAAEQVVLAGGSLSGRLHGVPEQVLPPVRPVKGQVLRLTVPAQYAPFLSRTVRAVVRGSHVYLVPRESGELVVGATSEELGWDTTVTAGGVYQLLRDAHELVPGLTELPLTETGAGLRPASPDNAPLLGPTELPGLLLATGHYRNGVLLTPVTGEVMADLLATGEVPDEARPFAPGRFSSRHFSAARQEVSA, encoded by the coding sequence ATGCATTCACGTACGTCAACGGAGTCACGTGCGCCTTCAGGGCCGTCGTCCTCACGACCGTCCCCACGTTCGTCGTCCTCAGGGCCGTCGCCCTCGGGGCCGTCGTCCTCAGGGCGGTCGTCCTCAGGACCGTCGTCGGACGTCCTCGTCATCGGAGGCGGCATCATCGGCCTCGTCACGGCCTGGCGGGCGGCCCGGCGCGGGCTGAGCGTGGCGCTCGCCGACCCCGCGCCGGGCGGCGGGGCCGCACAGGTGGCGGCGGGCATGCTGGCCGCCGTCACGGAGCTCCACTACGGCGAGGAGACGCTCCTCGCCCTCAATCTCGCCTCCGTGCGCCGCTACCCCGAGTTCGTCGCCGAGCTGGAGGAGGCGAGCGGCCTGGAGACGGGCTACCGCCGCTGCGGCACCCTCGCCGTCGCGCTCGACACGGACGACCGGGCGGCCCTGCGCGAGCTGCACGCGCTCCAGAGCCGCTGCGGGCTGGACTCGGAGTGGCTCACGGGCCGGGAGTGCCGGCGCCTGGAGCCGATGCTCGCGCCCGGTGTGCGGGGCGGGCTGCGGGTGGACGGCGACCACCAGATCGATCCGCGACGGCTGGCGACGGCGCTGGTCGTGGCCTGCGAGCGGGCCGGCGTGGTCTTCCACCGCGACTGGGCGGAGAGGCTGTCGGTGGTACGGGACCGGGCGGCCGGGGCCGTGCTCGCCGGGGGCCGTGAGGTGGCGGCCGAGCAGGTGGTGCTCGCCGGCGGCAGCCTGAGCGGCCGGCTGCACGGTGTACCGGAGCAGGTACTTCCGCCGGTACGCCCGGTGAAGGGGCAGGTGCTGCGGCTGACGGTGCCCGCGCAGTACGCCCCCTTCCTGTCACGGACGGTGCGGGCCGTGGTGCGCGGCAGCCACGTCTATCTCGTGCCGCGCGAGAGCGGGGAGCTGGTCGTGGGCGCGACGAGCGAGGAGCTCGGCTGGGACACGACGGTCACGGCGGGCGGCGTCTACCAGCTGCTGCGTGACGCGCACGAGCTGGTGCCGGGCCTCACCGAGCTGCCGCTGACCGAGACGGGGGCCGGGCTGCGGCCCGCGTCACCGGACAACGCCCCGCTGCTCGGGCCTACGGAGCTGCCCGGACTGCTGCTGGCCACCGGGCACTACCGCAACGGCGTCCTGCTCACCCCGGTGACCGGCGAGGTGATGGCGGACCTCCTGGCCACCGGCGAGGTACCGGACGAGGCCCGCCCCTTCGCCCCCGGCCGCTTCTCCTCCCGCCATTTCTCCGCCGCACGCCAGGAGGTGTCCGCATGA
- the thiS gene encoding sulfur carrier protein ThiS: MTVSVNDGVTVSVNGEPRDVAAGTTLDALVATLTGAPSGVAAALNETVVPRGEWSATPLREGDRVEVLTAVQGG; the protein is encoded by the coding sequence ATGACGGTGTCCGTGAACGACGGGGTGACCGTGTCCGTGAACGGAGAGCCGCGTGACGTCGCGGCGGGTACGACGCTGGACGCGCTGGTCGCGACGCTGACCGGGGCCCCGTCCGGGGTGGCGGCCGCGCTGAACGAGACGGTGGTCCCGCGAGGCGAATGGTCCGCGACGCCGCTCCGCGAGGGCGACCGGGTCGAGGTGCTGACCGCGGTGCAGGGAGGATGA
- a CDS encoding thiazole synthase, giving the protein MADDRFVLGGVEFSSRLIMGTGGAPSLDVLERSLVASGTELTTVAMRRLDPTVQGSVLSVLNRLGIQALPNTAGCFTAGEAVLTARLAREALGTHWIKLEVVADERTLLPDPIELLDAAEVLVDDGFTVLPYTNDDPVLARKLEEVGCAAIMPLGSPIGSGLGIRNPHNFQLIAEQANVPVILDAGAGTASDAALAMELGCAAVMLASAVTRAQEPVLMAEAMRHAVEAGRLAYRAGRIPRRHFAEASSPTEGRASLDPERPAF; this is encoded by the coding sequence ATGGCGGATGACCGTTTTGTCCTCGGCGGGGTGGAGTTCTCGTCGCGTCTGATCATGGGGACGGGCGGGGCGCCGAGCCTCGACGTACTGGAGCGCTCGCTGGTGGCGAGCGGCACCGAACTGACGACGGTGGCGATGCGCCGCCTCGACCCGACGGTGCAGGGTTCCGTCCTGTCGGTGCTGAACCGGCTGGGCATCCAGGCCCTGCCGAACACGGCGGGCTGCTTCACGGCCGGCGAGGCCGTGCTGACCGCCCGGCTCGCGCGCGAGGCGCTCGGGACGCACTGGATCAAGCTGGAGGTCGTCGCGGACGAGCGCACGCTACTGCCGGACCCGATCGAGCTGCTCGACGCGGCGGAGGTGCTGGTCGACGACGGCTTCACGGTGCTGCCGTACACGAACGACGACCCCGTGCTGGCGCGGAAGCTGGAGGAGGTGGGATGTGCGGCGATCATGCCGCTGGGCTCGCCGATCGGCTCCGGCCTCGGGATCCGCAACCCGCACAACTTCCAGCTGATCGCCGAGCAGGCGAACGTCCCGGTGATCCTCGACGCGGGGGCCGGAACGGCGTCGGACGCGGCGCTGGCGATGGAGCTGGGGTGCGCGGCCGTGATGCTCGCCTCGGCGGTGACCCGCGCGCAGGAGCCCGTGCTCATGGCCGAGGCGATGCGTCACGCGGTGGAGGCGGGCCGGCTGGCGTACCGGGCGGGCCGCATTCCCCGCCGCCATTTCGCGGAGGCGTCCTCCCCCACCGAGGGCCGCGCGTCCCTGGACCCGGAGCGCCCGGCGTTCTGA
- the pknB gene encoding Stk1 family PASTA domain-containing Ser/Thr kinase: MDTTLKDPLVGQLLDGRYRIDARIAVGGMATVYRAVDTRLDRVLALKVMHPALATDASFVERFIREARSVARLSHPNVVGVYDQGAQGPYVYLAMEYVAGCTLRDVLRERGALQPRAALDILEPVLAALGAAHRAGFVHRDMKPENVLIGDDGRVKVADFGLVRAVGSVTSTTGSVLGTVSYLAPEQIESGTADTRADVYACGVVLYEMLTGAKPHTGGTPAQVLYQHLHEDVPAPSGAVPGLAAELDELVAGATARAPELRPDDAVALLAQVRAARAALGDEQLDAVPPQARTADRRDGAEDRTSVLPRTLPSPQEEAVHRTSRLEMPPAGAHRPRAPRPRGPRRGVIAAVVAALVLLTTGAGVWYINSGQFTRVPAVLGQTEAVATKRLTDAGLEVEQTTKGFSDVYDRGTVMDVDPDPGKRIRDNGSVTLVISRGPEIVRVPKLAGLSLTEARAALRNAGLAPGVITKEFSEDVPRGTVTGSDPAAGTDRRADSAVALVVSKGAPVDVPDVSGESVEDATSTLEEAGLKVAVTPGRVHSPQAAGTVATQSPAEGGQAAEGDTVTLTLSKGPRMIDVPDVTGRPVAEARQELEKAGFEVKVERAFPFLGNTVESQSVEGGEQAPEGSTITVKTKGI, translated from the coding sequence GTGGATACGACCCTTAAGGACCCCCTCGTCGGGCAGCTGCTCGACGGCCGCTACCGCATCGACGCACGCATTGCCGTCGGCGGAATGGCCACGGTCTACCGGGCCGTGGACACCCGGCTCGACCGGGTCCTCGCCCTCAAGGTGATGCACCCGGCGCTCGCGACGGACGCGTCGTTCGTGGAGCGGTTCATCCGGGAGGCGAGGTCCGTCGCGCGGCTTTCGCACCCCAATGTGGTGGGGGTCTACGACCAGGGCGCCCAGGGCCCTTACGTGTACCTGGCGATGGAGTACGTCGCCGGCTGCACCCTCCGCGACGTGCTGCGCGAGCGCGGCGCGCTCCAGCCCCGGGCCGCGCTCGACATCCTGGAGCCGGTGCTCGCCGCGCTCGGTGCGGCCCACCGGGCCGGCTTCGTGCACCGGGACATGAAGCCGGAGAATGTGCTGATCGGGGACGACGGCCGGGTGAAGGTCGCCGACTTCGGGCTGGTGCGGGCCGTGGGATCCGTCACCAGCACCACGGGCTCGGTCCTCGGCACCGTGTCGTACCTCGCACCCGAGCAGATCGAGTCCGGCACCGCCGACACCCGCGCCGACGTCTACGCCTGCGGGGTCGTCCTGTACGAGATGCTGACCGGTGCCAAGCCGCACACGGGCGGCACCCCCGCGCAGGTGCTCTACCAGCACCTGCACGAGGACGTGCCGGCGCCGTCCGGTGCCGTTCCCGGCCTCGCGGCGGAGCTGGACGAGCTGGTCGCGGGTGCTACGGCACGCGCCCCCGAGCTCCGCCCCGACGACGCCGTCGCGCTGCTCGCGCAGGTCCGAGCGGCCCGCGCGGCCCTCGGCGACGAGCAGCTCGACGCCGTACCGCCGCAGGCGAGGACCGCGGACCGGCGCGACGGGGCGGAGGACCGCACGAGCGTGCTGCCCCGGACGCTGCCCTCCCCGCAGGAGGAGGCCGTCCACCGGACCAGCCGGCTGGAGATGCCGCCGGCCGGTGCGCACCGGCCGCGCGCGCCGCGCCCGCGCGGGCCCCGGCGCGGCGTGATCGCCGCGGTCGTCGCCGCACTGGTGCTGCTCACCACCGGCGCCGGTGTCTGGTACATCAACTCGGGACAGTTCACCCGTGTCCCCGCCGTCCTCGGCCAGACCGAGGCCGTGGCCACGAAGCGCCTCACCGACGCCGGGCTGGAGGTCGAGCAGACCACCAAGGGCTTCAGCGACGTCTACGACCGCGGCACGGTCATGGACGTCGACCCCGACCCGGGGAAGCGCATCAGGGACAACGGCTCGGTGACGCTCGTGATCTCCCGCGGCCCCGAGATCGTCAGGGTCCCGAAGCTCGCGGGCCTGTCGCTCACCGAGGCGAGGGCCGCTCTGCGCAACGCGGGCCTGGCACCGGGTGTGATCACCAAGGAGTTCAGCGAGGACGTCCCGCGGGGCACGGTCACGGGTTCGGACCCGGCCGCCGGGACCGACCGCCGCGCGGACTCCGCGGTCGCGCTCGTCGTCAGCAAGGGCGCCCCCGTCGACGTACCCGATGTGAGCGGTGAGTCCGTCGAGGACGCCACGAGCACCCTGGAGGAGGCCGGGCTGAAGGTCGCCGTCACCCCCGGCCGTGTCCACTCCCCGCAGGCGGCGGGCACCGTCGCCACGCAGTCCCCTGCCGAGGGCGGGCAGGCGGCCGAGGGCGACACGGTCACGCTCACCCTCTCCAAGGGCCCGCGCATGATCGACGTACCGGACGTCACCGGCCGGCCGGTGGCGGAGGCGCGCCAGGAGCTGGAGAAGGCGGGCTTCGAGGTCAAGGTCGAGCGCGCCTTCCCGTTCCTCGGCAACACGGTCGAGAGCCAGTCCGTCGAGGGCGGCGAGCAGGCCCCCGAGGGCAGCACGATCACCGTCAAGACCAAGGGGATCTAG
- a CDS encoding deoxyribonuclease IV has product MRSPVGAHVPVAGGLARTGLPYARAVGAETVQVFVANPRGWATPAGNPAQDELFREACAAEGMPVYVHAPYLINFGSHTPATAERSVESMRHSLRRGREIGALGVVVHTGSATGGRSRAVALAQVRELVLPLLDELTHDDDPYLLLESTAGQGFSLCSRAEDLGPYFEVLDAHPRLGVCLDTCHIFAAGHDLAADGGVKETLDLLVETVGEGRLKLIHANDSHDVAGAHKDRHANIGAGHIGAEPFRELMAHPAAAGVPLIIETPGGKDGDVADIALLKTLREG; this is encoded by the coding sequence ATGCGCAGCCCCGTCGGCGCCCACGTTCCCGTGGCCGGCGGCCTCGCCAGGACCGGTCTGCCGTACGCCCGCGCGGTCGGCGCCGAGACCGTCCAGGTCTTCGTCGCCAATCCGCGCGGCTGGGCGACGCCCGCCGGGAACCCGGCCCAGGACGAGCTGTTCCGGGAGGCGTGCGCGGCCGAGGGGATGCCGGTGTACGTCCACGCCCCGTACCTGATCAACTTCGGCTCGCACACCCCGGCGACCGCCGAGCGGTCCGTGGAGTCGATGCGGCATTCGCTGCGGCGGGGCCGGGAGATCGGCGCGCTGGGCGTGGTGGTGCACACGGGGTCGGCGACGGGCGGCCGCTCGCGCGCGGTGGCGCTCGCACAGGTGCGGGAGCTGGTGCTGCCGCTGCTGGACGAGCTGACCCATGACGACGACCCGTACCTGCTGCTGGAGTCGACGGCCGGGCAGGGGTTCTCGCTCTGCTCGCGCGCCGAGGACCTGGGGCCCTACTTCGAGGTCCTGGACGCCCACCCCCGGCTGGGGGTCTGCCTGGACACCTGCCACATCTTCGCGGCCGGGCACGACCTGGCTGCGGACGGCGGTGTGAAGGAGACCCTCGATCTGCTGGTGGAGACCGTCGGCGAAGGCCGGCTGAAGCTGATCCACGCGAACGACTCCCACGATGTGGCCGGCGCGCACAAGGACCGTCACGCGAACATCGGGGCAGGTCACATAGGTGCGGAGCCGTTCCGGGAGCTGATGGCCCATCCGGCGGCCGCGGGCGTGCCGCTGATCATCGAGACTCCGGGCGGCAAGGACGGGGACGTGGCGGACATCGCGCTGCTCAAGACGCTCCGCGAGGGATAG